The following are encoded together in the Desulfovibrio sp. genome:
- a CDS encoding PEP/pyruvate-binding domain-containing protein yields the protein MVSKLKKLFGRKPRITREQAMVAFHRRYASFKELLQANADLAGILAGLNATQQGERHMETSQVRKEARRAIFRCDRMATTLNDISNQRHQDLHAALQNIAKRIEKELDQRASGDVPTLTLDLIEIDASMAYSVGGKNANLGELRNMLDMPVPRGFAITIRAGSIFLLRTPGLFKSIYSLLRSIDPEKPDSINAIARQVEQIICEAPVPQEVEEALLKAWDLAYGDDPQMVAALRSSAIAEDGVQSFAGQYRSLLGVTRNELIPAFKAVVASLFSPRALAYRSEHGYALDATGMGLCCLEMVRSRAAGVAFSRHPVDLRSNSIVINGLWGLGEMVVDGSGTPDQWLVSRATGKITKATIAHKAVRLRLVRTEAGVESELTPVPEDLQDVPCLSDDQVRQLADMVMQLERHYQYPQDMEWAVDEDDQIVLLQTRPMGLDSMAEEKTAPILGHLRPLLSGADVAARGVGCGPVVFVGDGEDITHFPEGAVMLMDHSSPSAMSVMRRASAIIAQTGSLTGHMASICREFGVPTLMNIPGVTGVLAAGQVVTVDALMGRIFDGEVPELLALRLTRPQVRADSPALMLLRRITPYILPLHLVDPRADTFTPKHCTSLHDIMRYAHEMSYSEMFKISDSVTDNSAGVASELVSSIPLDLYVIDLGGGLRNPESRRVHPDDVTSVPFRHVLDGMLNPAVQARGPRPINMRGFLSVMGQSVIGGNQEGSSRFGQRSYAIVSDRYLNFSSRVGYHYAILDTWCGESLSKNYIRFEFAGGAASDEQRVRRVRCIGMILKELGFTVELTGDRIRARYQKYPKPELCARLDQLGRLLIMTRQMDMLMVDEAAVAACADKFLKGEYH from the coding sequence GTGGTCAGCAAGCTGAAAAAACTTTTTGGCCGCAAGCCGCGCATCACGCGCGAGCAGGCCATGGTCGCCTTTCATCGGCGGTACGCCTCGTTCAAGGAACTGTTGCAGGCCAACGCCGACCTTGCGGGCATTCTGGCTGGCCTCAACGCCACGCAGCAGGGCGAGCGCCATATGGAAACCAGTCAGGTGCGCAAGGAGGCCCGGCGGGCCATCTTTCGCTGCGACCGCATGGCGACCACGCTCAATGACATTTCCAATCAACGGCATCAGGATTTGCACGCCGCCTTGCAAAACATTGCCAAACGCATTGAAAAGGAGCTGGACCAGCGCGCCAGCGGTGATGTGCCCACCCTCACCCTTGATCTCATTGAAATAGACGCCAGCATGGCCTACAGCGTGGGCGGCAAAAACGCCAACCTGGGCGAACTGCGCAACATGCTGGATATGCCGGTACCGCGCGGATTCGCCATCACCATCAGGGCCGGGAGCATTTTTCTTTTGCGCACTCCCGGGCTTTTCAAGAGCATCTATTCCCTGCTGCGCTCCATAGATCCGGAAAAACCGGACAGCATCAACGCCATCGCCCGCCAGGTGGAACAGATCATTTGTGAAGCGCCTGTGCCGCAGGAGGTCGAAGAGGCCCTGCTCAAGGCCTGGGACTTGGCCTACGGTGATGATCCACAGATGGTCGCGGCCCTGCGTTCAAGCGCCATAGCCGAAGACGGGGTGCAATCCTTTGCCGGGCAATACCGCAGTCTGCTTGGCGTTACCCGCAATGAACTGATACCCGCCTTCAAGGCTGTGGTGGCCAGCCTGTTTTCTCCCCGAGCTCTGGCCTATCGCTCCGAACACGGTTATGCCCTGGACGCCACGGGCATGGGCCTGTGCTGTCTTGAGATGGTGCGCTCCCGCGCTGCCGGAGTGGCTTTTTCGCGCCACCCCGTTGACCTGCGCTCCAACAGCATTGTCATCAACGGCCTGTGGGGGCTGGGCGAAATGGTGGTGGACGGCTCCGGCACACCCGATCAGTGGCTTGTGTCGCGGGCAACGGGCAAGATTACCAAGGCCACCATTGCGCACAAGGCCGTGCGCCTGCGGCTGGTGCGCACCGAAGCCGGGGTGGAAAGCGAGCTTACGCCCGTGCCGGAAGACCTGCAGGACGTGCCCTGCCTCAGCGACGACCAGGTGCGCCAGCTTGCGGACATGGTCATGCAACTGGAACGCCATTACCAGTATCCGCAGGATATGGAATGGGCCGTGGACGAGGACGATCAGATTGTGTTGCTGCAAACGCGCCCCATGGGGCTCGACAGCATGGCGGAAGAAAAGACGGCCCCCATTTTGGGGCATCTGCGGCCCCTGCTTTCAGGAGCGGATGTGGCGGCCAGGGGCGTGGGCTGCGGCCCCGTGGTATTTGTGGGCGACGGCGAGGACATTACGCATTTTCCTGAAGGCGCCGTAATGCTTATGGATCACTCCTCGCCCAGCGCCATGTCGGTCATGCGCCGGGCCTCGGCCATTATTGCCCAGACAGGCAGCCTGACCGGGCACATGGCGTCCATATGCCGGGAATTCGGCGTGCCCACGCTCATGAACATCCCCGGCGTCACCGGCGTGCTTGCCGCTGGCCAGGTGGTCACGGTTGACGCCCTCATGGGCCGCATATTTGACGGCGAAGTGCCGGAACTGCTGGCCCTGCGGCTTACCCGCCCACAGGTCAGGGCCGACAGCCCCGCCCTTATGCTCTTGCGCCGCATTACTCCCTATATTCTGCCCCTGCACCTGGTGGATCCCAGGGCCGACACCTTTACCCCCAAGCACTGTACCTCGCTGCACGACATCATGCGCTATGCTCATGAAATGAGCTATTCCGAGATGTTCAAGATATCCGACAGCGTCACCGACAACAGCGCGGGGGTAGCCAGCGAGCTTGTGAGCTCCATACCGCTGGACCTCTATGTCATCGACCTCGGCGGCGGGCTGCGCAACCCGGAATCGCGCCGTGTACACCCTGACGATGTGACCAGCGTGCCCTTCAGGCATGTTCTTGACGGCATGCTCAATCCCGCCGTGCAGGCGCGCGGCCCGCGCCCCATAAACATGCGGGGCTTTTTATCCGTCATGGGGCAAAGCGTCATCGGCGGCAACCAGGAAGGCAGTTCACGCTTTGGCCAGCGCAGTTATGCCATTGTTTCTGACCGATATCTGAATTTTTCTTCCCGTGTGGGCTACCATTACGCCATTCTGGACACCTGGTGCGGCGAATCCCTGAGCAAAAACTACATACGTTTCGAGTTTGCTGGCGGGGCCGCCAGTGATGAACAAAGAGTGCGCAGGGTTCGCTGTATAGGCATGATACTCAAAGAACTCGGCTTTACCGTTGAGCTTACGGGTGATAGGATACGCGCACGTTACCAGAAGTATCCCAAGCCCGAACTGTGTGCCCGGCTGGATCAGTTGGGGCGTTTGCTTATCATGACTCGCCAGATGGACATGCTGATGGTGGATGAGGCGGCTGTTGCCGCCTGCGCCGACAAATTTCTCAAGGGCGAGTATCATTAG
- a CDS encoding sigma 54-interacting transcriptional regulator, translating into MRFYRTLPGGSTLDITSFFMNRSLVSRMLILGLPLLAVVLLLIFVATGSSIENIVNRAIARNAQLQAQGMRLALEHALAETRNQLLILAAGSMDPADMKNRLEFRARADGLHYREVAYVGLAPENRYLLLNHEGQVINVPMHVALDSPSSPFHNLSGEQQPGYVNVGQPMEAVYSMVPVNKSLQSLSLHVLRFFTAVQDSEGNFKGYLLLSLDMKDLRDIVSRYSSPEAPIAASGAETRVRSLFFDRDGWMLFQSETPDAALASKSLANDAVRAGFWGDYGRPGFSMAFRPSPEHINYWSMVADVQAGQANQLPMTESSTVWSNGQMRVERVSYVPISFTPGSGGAPIVLGGLAVLDTSFTTTRAGMQVTGIYTVSFLGGMLLLTLSLWWLARQMSKSLNILGWALHKNNITGVSDDLDLPPMPRELEGVKADINVLLGRLRQARIQRLSHEALQDAQWQREPAPDLPHPEDLPASGLVGTSPAMQTLYDQVRKASQVLADVLVIGETGTGKELVSEAIHRLSSRASGPFITINCGALDENLLMDTLFGHVKGAFTEARQARKGAFLAAEGGTLMLDEVGNAAPKVQQALLRALSNRRIRPLGSDQEVPFDTRIIAATNASLLEDAREGSFREDLYYRLAVITIHTPPLRERKSDIPSLTVYFLTEAVKARARADEMDAASEAETDAESNGFSSALSSRTGKGAKMPNAAQMPQMPQMPQISRGALAKLMAHSWPGNVRELKNTLTRALTFCEENILYAENIQLGSITLSNGVKAADVHEKQAAAQMADPQMQDGRDCLQGRIDHGAGGDGNGAATRDDPQSFNGATAMAPGDATENQAAGQSFSSMPGSAAPISGFTASASPPRQTPQYAPGFERAPGQESAFASASGVSANTADAAGGMTSTAMARLNSRQTEMWPRLVAMGSISRQEYQQMLGKDISMRTAQYDLQLFVQMGLVRKEGRGPAQRYVVVGASLSEG; encoded by the coding sequence ATGCGCTTCTACAGAACGCTTCCCGGCGGCAGCACGTTGGATATCACCTCCTTTTTCATGAATCGCAGTCTTGTCAGCCGAATGCTCATACTGGGCCTCCCCCTGCTGGCCGTGGTTCTGCTTCTTATCTTTGTCGCCACCGGCAGCAGCATCGAAAACATCGTCAATCGCGCAATAGCGCGCAACGCGCAGCTTCAGGCCCAGGGCATGAGGCTGGCCCTTGAGCACGCGCTGGCAGAAACACGCAACCAGCTGCTTATTCTGGCCGCAGGTTCCATGGACCCTGCTGACATGAAAAACAGGCTGGAGTTCCGCGCCAGGGCCGACGGCCTGCATTACCGCGAGGTGGCCTACGTGGGCCTTGCCCCCGAGAACCGCTATCTTTTGCTCAACCACGAGGGGCAGGTCATCAATGTGCCCATGCATGTGGCGCTGGACAGCCCCTCGAGCCCTTTTCACAACCTCAGCGGCGAACAGCAGCCGGGCTATGTCAATGTGGGGCAACCCATGGAGGCCGTGTACTCTATGGTGCCGGTCAATAAATCCCTGCAAAGCCTGTCCCTTCATGTGCTGCGCTTTTTTACGGCCGTGCAGGACAGCGAGGGCAACTTCAAGGGCTACCTGCTGTTGTCCCTTGATATGAAGGATCTGCGGGACATCGTTTCGCGCTATTCATCCCCGGAGGCCCCCATTGCGGCGTCAGGAGCCGAAACCCGCGTGCGCAGCCTGTTTTTCGACAGGGACGGCTGGATGCTGTTTCAGTCCGAAACGCCAGACGCGGCTCTGGCGAGCAAAAGCCTGGCCAACGACGCCGTGCGGGCGGGATTTTGGGGCGACTACGGGCGTCCCGGCTTCAGCATGGCTTTTCGCCCAAGCCCGGAACACATCAATTACTGGAGCATGGTTGCCGACGTGCAGGCGGGGCAGGCCAACCAGCTGCCCATGACAGAAAGCAGCACCGTATGGAGCAACGGCCAGATGCGGGTGGAGCGGGTGAGCTATGTGCCCATAAGCTTTACGCCCGGTTCGGGCGGCGCGCCCATTGTGCTTGGCGGCCTGGCCGTTCTGGACACCAGCTTTACGACCACCCGCGCCGGCATGCAGGTCACGGGCATATACACCGTCAGTTTTCTTGGGGGCATGCTGCTTTTAACGCTGAGCCTGTGGTGGCTGGCGCGCCAGATGAGCAAATCGCTCAACATCCTTGGGTGGGCGTTGCACAAGAACAACATCACGGGGGTTTCCGACGACCTTGACCTGCCGCCCATGCCCAGGGAACTGGAAGGCGTGAAGGCAGACATCAACGTCCTGCTGGGACGCCTGCGCCAGGCCAGGATACAGCGCCTCAGCCACGAGGCCCTGCAGGACGCGCAATGGCAGCGCGAACCCGCGCCCGACCTGCCCCACCCCGAAGACCTGCCCGCCAGCGGCCTTGTGGGAACGTCACCCGCCATGCAGACCCTGTACGATCAGGTGCGCAAGGCCTCTCAGGTTCTGGCCGACGTGCTTGTCATCGGTGAAACCGGCACAGGAAAGGAACTGGTGTCTGAAGCCATACACCGCCTGAGCTCGCGGGCCTCCGGCCCGTTCATCACCATCAACTGCGGTGCGCTGGATGAAAACCTGCTTATGGACACCCTGTTCGGCCACGTGAAAGGAGCCTTTACCGAGGCCCGGCAAGCCCGAAAGGGCGCGTTTCTGGCGGCGGAAGGCGGCACCCTCATGCTGGACGAAGTGGGCAACGCCGCGCCCAAGGTGCAGCAGGCGCTGCTCCGCGCGCTGTCCAACCGGCGCATACGCCCTCTTGGCAGCGACCAGGAGGTTCCCTTTGACACGCGCATCATCGCCGCCACCAACGCTTCCCTGCTTGAAGACGCGCGCGAGGGCTCCTTCCGCGAAGATTTGTATTACCGCCTTGCCGTCATCACCATCCACACGCCTCCCCTGCGGGAACGAAAGAGCGACATTCCCTCGCTGACCGTGTATTTTCTCACAGAAGCCGTGAAGGCCAGGGCCAGGGCCGACGAAATGGATGCGGCAAGCGAGGCCGAGACCGACGCCGAGAGCAACGGCTTTTCCTCCGCACTGTCTTCCCGTACGGGCAAGGGAGCGAAGATGCCCAACGCCGCCCAAATGCCGCAAATGCCGCAGATGCCGCAGATAAGCAGGGGCGCTCTTGCCAAGCTCATGGCCCACTCCTGGCCCGGTAATGTGCGCGAACTGAAAAATACGCTGACCCGCGCCCTGACATTCTGCGAAGAAAACATCCTTTATGCCGAAAATATCCAGTTGGGTTCCATAACCCTGTCCAATGGGGTCAAGGCCGCCGACGTTCACGAAAAGCAGGCGGCCGCACAAATGGCTGACCCGCAGATGCAGGACGGCCGCGACTGTCTGCAAGGCCGGATTGACCATGGCGCGGGCGGCGACGGCAACGGCGCTGCAACCAGGGACGACCCGCAGTCTTTCAATGGGGCAACCGCCATGGCCCCTGGCGACGCCACAGAAAACCAGGCTGCAGGGCAGTCTTTTTCTTCCATGCCTGGCTCTGCGGCTCCCATATCGGGCTTCACCGCCTCTGCCAGCCCGCCACGCCAGACGCCGCAGTACGCCCCCGGCTTTGAGCGCGCTCCCGGCCAGGAATCCGCGTTTGCATCGGCCTCGGGCGTGAGCGCGAACACCGCTGATGCCGCAGGCGGCATGACGAGCACGGCCATGGCCCGCCTCAACTCCCGCCAGACGGAGATGTGGCCGCGCCTTGTGGCCATGGGCAGCATAAGCCGCCAGGAATATCAGCAGATGCTGGGCAAGGACATTTCCATGCGTACTGCGCAGTACGATCTGCAACTCTTCGTGCAGATGGGTCTTGTGCGCAAGGAAGGCCGCGGCCCGGCCCAGCGATATGTGGTTGTGGGCGCATCTCTTTCCGAAGGCTGA
- a CDS encoding DVU0150 family protein encodes MKKMRKLMTWLAGCALMLAAMPGLALAAGGKATSVVLVADTRKLDGILYWWAEMYNESHLFFAILTMLIIPTVGCILGWLADIVMTHIGIDLKHRELAEK; translated from the coding sequence ATGAAGAAGATGCGCAAGCTCATGACGTGGCTGGCAGGCTGCGCGCTCATGCTTGCCGCCATGCCTGGTCTGGCCCTGGCAGCTGGCGGCAAGGCAACGTCGGTGGTTCTTGTGGCCGATACGCGCAAGCTGGACGGCATACTGTACTGGTGGGCCGAAATGTACAATGAAAGCCATTTATTTTTCGCCATCCTGACCATGCTCATCATTCCTACCGTGGGATGCATTCTGGGCTGGCTGGCTGACATCGTCATGACGCACATCGGCATTGACCTCAAGCACCGCGAACTGGCCGAAAAGTAA
- a CDS encoding sulfite exporter TauE/SafE family protein, which translates to MEWLYILMPISGVNIFWPGLLILGFGVGIIGGFFGMGGAWMVTPGLNILGFPMAFAIGTDVAQMAGKSLISTMRHGKFGNVDYMLGVTMLIGTIFGVELGAQMVMWLERIGSVDKVVRWLYVVLLISIAWLVFHDAAVRRRKEREAKAHQTELDATAVGVDWASRLQAIRIPPVVHFKHANITCSAWLPIAVSFFTGWLAGILGIGGGLIRMPALVYLVGCPTHLAVGTDLFEVAISGLYGTASYAYKGRVELLAALIMLAGAAVGAQIGVVATKYVKGYGIRFVFGLAVLGCLMSVVLKLLEAEFPAWGWLLGPLATVEVLGFVSAISIYIAVKMVQGAKAELAAKKMRAANS; encoded by the coding sequence ATGGAATGGCTGTATATTTTGATGCCCATTTCCGGCGTGAACATTTTTTGGCCGGGGCTGCTCATTCTTGGATTCGGCGTGGGTATTATCGGCGGCTTCTTCGGTATGGGCGGCGCATGGATGGTGACCCCCGGTCTGAACATCCTTGGCTTCCCCATGGCTTTTGCCATCGGTACCGACGTTGCGCAGATGGCCGGTAAATCACTTATTTCTACCATGCGTCACGGCAAGTTCGGCAACGTTGACTACATGCTGGGCGTCACCATGCTCATCGGTACGATCTTCGGCGTTGAACTCGGCGCGCAGATGGTCATGTGGCTTGAGCGCATAGGCTCGGTGGACAAGGTCGTGCGCTGGCTCTACGTGGTGCTGCTCATATCCATTGCCTGGCTGGTCTTCCACGACGCCGCAGTGCGCCGCCGTAAGGAGCGCGAGGCCAAGGCACATCAAACGGAACTGGACGCCACCGCTGTGGGTGTCGACTGGGCTTCACGTCTTCAAGCCATCAGGATTCCTCCCGTTGTACACTTCAAGCATGCCAACATCACCTGCTCTGCGTGGCTGCCCATCGCGGTCAGTTTTTTCACGGGCTGGCTGGCCGGTATCCTCGGTATCGGCGGCGGTCTCATCCGTATGCCCGCTCTGGTCTATCTTGTGGGCTGCCCCACCCATCTGGCAGTGGGCACGGACCTCTTTGAAGTTGCCATTTCCGGCCTGTACGGCACGGCGTCCTACGCGTACAAGGGTCGCGTGGAGCTCCTGGCCGCCCTCATCATGCTGGCTGGCGCTGCCGTTGGAGCGCAGATAGGCGTGGTGGCCACCAAGTACGTCAAGGGTTACGGCATCCGTTTTGTCTTCGGCCTGGCCGTTCTCGGCTGCCTTATGTCGGTTGTACTCAAGCTTCTTGAAGCCGAATTCCCGGCCTGGGGCTGGTTGCTTGGCCCTCTGGCCACCGTTGAAGTGCTTGGCTTCGTGAGTGCCATTTCCATCTACATCGCGGTGAAGATGGTGCAGGGCGCCAAGGCGGAATTGGCCGCCAAGAAGATGCGGGCAGCGAACAGCTAG
- a CDS encoding DUF4881 domain-containing protein, translating into MKIRSLLLIMVLGLTTFLAACNFEGGVEQGRCVAFNPEGKTITIVVDVTHDQFNPHYSGGTHTYKLPTTPGEMGPTPEVGGRLMIDLAKNNVLIYDNNANAVREIPVQFVDVEKNIRPKHPKVAGKTFPIVDKEQQTVTVYSSRLSSLITFKVPASEIDLPVYAWTAGNEMRVAFRTSDKDQAIRIMNVSKTNIFSK; encoded by the coding sequence ATGAAGATTCGTAGTTTGCTGCTTATAATGGTTCTTGGACTGACCACCTTTCTTGCCGCCTGCAACTTCGAAGGCGGAGTGGAACAGGGCCGCTGTGTGGCCTTTAACCCCGAAGGCAAAACAATAACCATCGTTGTTGACGTTACCCATGACCAGTTCAACCCCCATTACAGTGGCGGAACGCATACCTACAAGTTGCCCACCACTCCTGGTGAAATGGGTCCCACGCCTGAAGTGGGCGGCCGCCTGATGATCGATCTGGCCAAGAATAACGTGCTCATTTATGACAACAACGCCAACGCCGTGCGTGAAATACCCGTGCAGTTCGTTGACGTGGAAAAGAACATCCGGCCCAAGCATCCCAAGGTGGCTGGCAAGACGTTCCCCATCGTGGACAAGGAACAGCAGACCGTTACGGTGTACTCCAGCCGTCTGAGCTCCCTGATCACCTTCAAGGTGCCTGCCAGCGAAATCGACCTGCCGGTCTATGCCTGGACGGCCGGCAACGAGATGCGCGTCGCCTTCCGCACCAGCGACAAGGATCAGGCCATCCGCATCATGAACGTGAGCAAGACCAACATCTTCAGCAAGTAA